A region of Balnearium lithotrophicum DNA encodes the following proteins:
- a CDS encoding phage protein Gp27 family protein, protein MPRRKKAVLQDVITRIVYLYENEKKTFKEIEAILRAEGYDISKSSIHRAYKSYAQAAEDYKKIYEETKALIDTLRENPATDVIETMGTMLANHMFKFVKDIQSMEFEDPTELVSALQKLAKTMADLQKIREEREKRALEVLQKGMEEGKVDAEIVRKIQELYGA, encoded by the coding sequence ATGCCAAGGAGAAAAAAAGCAGTCCTCCAGGACGTAATAACAAGAATCGTTTACCTGTACGAGAATGAAAAGAAGACCTTCAAAGAAATAGAGGCAATCTTAAGGGCAGAAGGTTACGACATTTCAAAATCCTCAATCCACAGAGCTTACAAGTCCTATGCTCAGGCTGCAGAGGACTACAAGAAAATATACGAGGAGACGAAAGCACTGATAGACACATTAAGAGAGAACCCCGCAACAGACGTCATAGAAACGATGGGAACGATGCTTGCCAATCACATGTTCAAGTTCGTTAAAGACATCCAGTCTATGGAGTTTGAAGACCCTACAGAGCTCGTCTCTGCACTCCAAAAACTTGCCAAAACAATGGCGGACCTTCAAAAAATCAGGGAGGAGAGGGAAAAGAGGGCACTTGAGGTTCTGCAGAAAGGAATGGAGGAAGGAAAGGTAGATGCCGAGATAGTCAGGAAAATTCA